The following are encoded in a window of Procambarus clarkii isolate CNS0578487 chromosome 33, FALCON_Pclarkii_2.0, whole genome shotgun sequence genomic DNA:
- the LOC123753343 gene encoding zinc finger protein 84, protein MSATSEEKPYHCRVCLKDFKYKSLLITHMRIHTGEKPYHCSECQNGFSLKANLIRHMRIHTGEKPYHCSECQKGFLNKSHLITHIRIHTGEKPYYCSECQKGFSQKSSLITHMRTHTRKKPYYCSECQKGFSHKSSLITHTRIHTGEKPYYCSVCQKGFLNKSSLITHIRIHTGEKPYYCSECQKGFSRKSSQITHMKIHTGSKSYHCSVCQKVFLLKSNLIRHMRIHTGEKPYYCSVCQKGFSHKSTLITHMRIHTGEKPYHCSVCQKGFKSTSNLIAHMRIHAGKKPYHCSECQKDFSSKISLIQHMRIHTGEKPYYCSECQKSFSQKSSLITHMRIHTGEKPYHCSECQKGFSQKSMLIRHTRVHTGEKPYHCSECQKGFSHKSSKIRHMRIHTGDNPYHCSECQNGFSLKANLIRHMRIHTEEKPYHCSECKKVFSQKSALIIHMRIHTGEKPYHCSECQKGFSQKSHLLRHMRIHT, encoded by the coding sequence atgagTGCCACTTCAGAAGAAAAGCCATATCACTGTAGAGTATGTCTAAAAGACTTTAAATATAAATCAttgctaataacacacatgaggattcatacaggtgagaaaccatatcactgttcagagtgtcaaaatGGTTTTTCACTAAAAGCAAATCTAATaagacacatgaggattcatacaggtgagaaaccatatcactgttcagaatgtcaaaaaggcTTTTTAAACAAATCACATCTAATAACGCACattaggattcatacaggagagaaaccatattactgttcagagtgtcaaaaaggtttttcacaaaaatcaagtctaataacacacatgaggactcATACAAGAAAGAAAccatattactgttcagagtgtcaaaaaggTTTTTCACATAAATCAAGTCTAATAACACACACAagaattcatacaggagagaaaccatattactgttcagtatgtcaaaaagGCTTTTTAAACAAatcatctctaataacacacattaggattcatacaggagagaaaccatattactgttcagagtgtcaaaaaggTTTTTCACGTAAATCAAGTCAAATAACACACATGAAGATTCATACAGGAAGTAAatcatatcactgttcagtgtgtcaaaaagttTTTTTGCTAAAATCAAATCTAATaagacacatgaggattcatacaggagagaagccatattactgttcagtgtgtcaaaaaggTTTTTCACATAAATcaactctaataacacacatgaggattcatacaggagagaaaccatatcactgttcagtgtgtcaaaaaggTTTTAAAAGTACATCAAATTTAAtagcacacatgaggattcatgctGGAAAGaagccatatcactgttcagagtgtcaaaagGACTTTTCAAGTAAAATAAGTCTAATtcaacacatgaggattcatacaggagagaagccatattactgttcagagtgtcaaaaaagtttttcacaaaaatcatctctaataacacatatgaggattcatacaggagagaaaccatatcactgttcagagtgtcaaaaaggCTTTTCACAAAAATCAATGCTAATAAGACACACAAGGgtccatacaggagagaaaccatatcactgttcagagtgtcaaaaaggCTTCTCACATAAATCAAGTAAAATaagacacatgaggattcatacaggtgataacccatatcactgttcagagtgtcaaaatGGTTTTTCACTAAAAGCAAATCTAATaagacacatgaggattcatacagaggagaaaccatatcactgttcagagtgtaAAAAAGTTTTTTCACAAAAATCGGCTCTAATaatacacatgaggattcatacaggagagaagccatatcactgttcagagtgtcaaaaaggCTTTTCACAAAAATCACATCTACTaagacacatgaggattcatacttga